TATTAGTAGTATCTTCTTTAACTCTAAGAGATCGTTTAGTAGGGTAAAGGCTTTATCAATGCTTATATCCCCAAGTAATGTGACTCTCCTCCAAATGGTGTTTGCAACTTCCTTCACAGCTAAATCAAGTGTATAGGGTTTCCCCATGAGGACTTCTCTAGCTTTCCCCCAACCCTCCTCCTTTAATAGGAATTTCGCTATAGTTGAGGAGTCAATGACTCTCCCTGTCAATTC
This region of Candidatus Methanomethylicota archaeon genomic DNA includes:
- a CDS encoding type II toxin-antitoxin system VapC family toxin; this encodes MTGRVIDSSTIAKFLLKEEGWGKAREVLMGKPYTLDLAVKEVANTIWRRVTLLGDISIDKAFTLLNDLLELKKILLIIEPQDLYLNQALKIAIENKIAIYDALFIVQAMRKQAVFITSDEKQHEIAQRLNVKAMYI